The following proteins are co-located in the Phragmites australis chromosome 10, lpPhrAust1.1, whole genome shotgun sequence genome:
- the LOC133931090 gene encoding protein FAR1-RELATED SEQUENCE 5-like produces MPTGALDGTPNGGVAGAGPSGELGEVQGVLEHLRKRQAESPGFFYAMQVDGGNRVTGVFWADARARAAYGSFGDAVTLDTTYQKTRYMPPVAVFQGVNHHLQGVTLGCCLLMDETKASYLWLLDTWLAAMGGGRRHPGLLVTDQGKTMEAAVARVMPDTRHRFCQRHILSRCKQKLSEPYAKHATLKADLKECVCGAETIEEFEAQWECVLNKYNLRENVWLESLYDSRQQWAWVYQKGFFFPVLLKSQRSESLNKFFKVHFNAKTPLLVFISRFEEAMALRLEKEAEADFATLYLKPNLKTPSIIERQAASIYTRAVFEVFQEEFIQSLGYHADKVEDGMILKFIVARQEDNGRCHMVTFNQSDKQAKCSCCKFEYAGVPCRHVLRIFFMVWVRSLPEEYIVKRWTMDAVGSIAPDERSVEPQLSSPESLCAWYNELCENGLAYAMRGAMLPDVYKVAKVALQKAFADVVSAKNQQMSEQQSCSRQQDMLQHRMPLPKLQAKKAPTKK; encoded by the coding sequence ATGCCCACCGGAGCGCTCGACGGAACGCCCAATGGAGGGGTCGCCGGAGCAGGGCCGTCCGGTGAACTTGGCGAGGTGCAGGGCGTGCTGGAGCACCTCCGCAAGCGGCAGGCCGAGAGCCCGGGATTCTTCTACGCGATGCAGGTGGACGGCGGCAACCGCGTCACCGGCGTGTTCTGGGCGGACGCGAGGGCGCGGGCGGCGTACGGGAGCTTCGGGGACGCCGTGACGCTCGACACCACGTACCAGAAGACAAGGTACATGCCGCCGGTCGCGGTGTTCCAGGGCGTGAATCACCACCTGCAGGGGGTCACGCTCGGGTGCTGCCTACTCATGGACGAGACCAAGGCGTCCTACCTCTGGCTGCTCGACACATGGCTCGCGGCGAtgggcggcggccgccgccaccccgGCCTGCTGGTGACGGACCAGGGCAAGACCATGGAGGCGGCGGTCGCGAGGGTGATGCCGGACACCCGCCACCGCTTCTGCCAGCGGCACATCCTGAGCCGGTGCAAGCAGAAACTGTCTGAGCCGTATGCCAAGCATGCCACTCTGAAGGCTGATCTCAAGGAATGCGTCTGCGGCGCGGAGACGATTGAGGAATTCGAGGCCCAGTGGGAGTGTGTGCTTAATAAGTACAATCTCCGCGAAAATGTTTGGCTCGAGTCACTGTATGATTCCAGGCAGCAATGGGCTTGGGTGTACCAGAAGGGTTTCTTCTTCCCTGTGCTACTCAAGTCACAACGATCGGAGAGCTTGAACAAGTTCTTCAAGGTGCATTTCAACGCGAAGACCCCATTGCTCGTCTTCATCTCCAGGTTTGAGGAAGCGATGGCATTGCGCTTGGAGAAGGAAGCTGAAGCCGACTTTGCGACATTGTACTTGAAGCCTAACTTGAAGACTCCATCTATCATTGAAAGGCAGGCAGCAAGCATCTACACAAGAGCGGTTTTCGAGGTGTTCCAGGAGGAGTTCATCCAATCGCTGGGCTATCACGCTGATAAAGTCGAGGATGGAATGATCCTCAAGTTCATTGTGGCCAGACAGGAAGACAATGGCCGGTGCCATATGGTCACCTTCAACCAGTCAGACAAGCAAGCAAAATGTTCATGCTGCAAGTTTGAGTATGCTGGTGTCCCCTGCAGGCATGTGCTAAGGATCTTCTTCATGGTCTGGGTTCGGAGTCTACCGGAGGAGTACATAGTGAAGCGATGGACCATGGATGCTGTGGGTAGTATTGCACCGGATGAGCGATCGGTAGAGCCACAACTTAGCTCTCCAGAGAGCCTATGTGCTTGGTACAATGAGCTTTGTGAGAACGGTTTGGCATACGCAATGAGAGGAGCCATGTTGCCTGATGTTTACAAGGTTGCAAAGGTTGCGCTTCAGAAGGCATTTGCTGATGTTGTGTCTGCGAAAAATCAGCAAATGAGTGAGCAGCAGAGTTGTTCAAGGCAACAGGACATGCTTCAGCACAGAATGCCTCTGCCCAAGCTCCAGGCGAAGAAGGCACCAACAAAGAAGTAG
- the LOC133931306 gene encoding F-box protein SKIP31-like isoform X2, which translates to MADVQRETEGKDADPLPEEEEPDPEEGGELEAGGEEDDVDGLASFLESEILSGSGAGDHLEQRQEGEEKEDVRMEGDAANNKRKQDSGSDGDGRDGGGSGNEGEQNKRVRREEKRRQAKGKAVAPQIDEGMFSNIPPELFLLIFKFLSSEDLISCALVCRFMNAAASDETLWRRLYCMRWGLASNAKLRERAWKNLYIQQDREDMVEFVRNTPTEFKEYYIQMQAAKRSQAPLPSEVNDDKVILDKTIADQVSSWKNSRGLTDEAVKGHSCSGNTCSYTQIGDAYICEKTGRVHVCDEACREFVLDQSSGLLLCTISGHCFERWLCPDDEWDTYDTDQQQGGVTDEAEPFMGSGRFARAYMLGYNCTDEKELEHALRFC; encoded by the exons aTGGCCGACGTGCAGCGTGAGACGGAAGGCAAGGACGCCGACCCCCtccccgaggaggaggagccggatCCCGAAGAGGGAGGTGAACTCGaagccggcggcgaggaggacgacGTCGACGGCCTCGCCAGCTTCCTCGAATCGGAGATACTATCCGGGTCCGGCGCTGGGGATCATCTCGAG cagcggcaggagggggaggagaaggaggatgtgAGGATGGAAGGCGATGCTGCGAACAATAAGAGGAAGCAGGACTCAGGTTCGGACGGAGATGGCAGGGACGGTGGGGGCAGCGGCAACGAGGGGGAGCAGAACAAGAgggtgaggagggaggagaagagaaggcAGGCGAAAGGGAAAGCCGTGGCGCCCCAGATCGACGAGGGCATGTTCAGCAACATCCCGCCGGAGCTGTTCCTGCTGATCTTCAAGTTTCTCTCCTCCGAGGACCTCATCTCCTGCGCCCTGGTCTGCCGCTTCATGAACGCTGCCGCATCCGACGAGACCCTCTGGCGCCGCCT GTATTGCATGAGGTGGGGACTGGCCTCCAATGCCAAGCTCAGGGAGCGAGCTTGGAAGAACCTCTATATCCAG CAAGATAGAGAGGATATGGTTGAATTTGTGAGAAATACACCTACGGAATTCAAGGAGTACTATATCCAGATGCAGGCTGCAAAAAGGAGTCAAGCTCCCCTTCCCTCAGAA GTCAACGACGACAAGGTTATCCTTGATAAAACAATAGCTGATCAGGTGTCTAGTTGGAAAAACAGCAGAGGGCTTACTGATGAAGCAGTCAAGGGGCACTCTTGTTCTGGGAATACATGCTCTTACACCCAGATTGGTGATGCTTACATTTGTGAGAAGACTGGTCGTGTCCATg TTTGTGATGAGGCTTGTCGTGAATTTGTCTTGGACCAATCTAGTGGGTTGCTTCTTTGTACGATATCTGGGCactgctttgagagatggcTGTGTCCTGATGATGAATGGGACACTTATGATACT GATCAGCAACAAGGCGGTGTAACCGATGAAGCAGAACCATTCATGGGATCTGGGCGATTTG CACGTGCGTATATGTTGGGTTACAACTGCACTGATGAGAAGGAACTCGAACATGCCTTGCGTTTCTGCTGA
- the LOC133931306 gene encoding F-box protein SKIP31-like isoform X1 produces MADVQRETEGKDADPLPEEEEPDPEEGGELEAGGEEDDVDGLASFLESEILSGSGAGDHLEQQRQEGEEKEDVRMEGDAANNKRKQDSGSDGDGRDGGGSGNEGEQNKRVRREEKRRQAKGKAVAPQIDEGMFSNIPPELFLLIFKFLSSEDLISCALVCRFMNAAASDETLWRRLYCMRWGLASNAKLRERAWKNLYIQQDREDMVEFVRNTPTEFKEYYIQMQAAKRSQAPLPSEVNDDKVILDKTIADQVSSWKNSRGLTDEAVKGHSCSGNTCSYTQIGDAYICEKTGRVHVCDEACREFVLDQSSGLLLCTISGHCFERWLCPDDEWDTYDTDQQQGGVTDEAEPFMGSGRFARAYMLGYNCTDEKELEHALRFC; encoded by the exons aTGGCCGACGTGCAGCGTGAGACGGAAGGCAAGGACGCCGACCCCCtccccgaggaggaggagccggatCCCGAAGAGGGAGGTGAACTCGaagccggcggcgaggaggacgacGTCGACGGCCTCGCCAGCTTCCTCGAATCGGAGATACTATCCGGGTCCGGCGCTGGGGATCATCTCGAG cagcagcggcaggagggggaggagaaggaggatgtgAGGATGGAAGGCGATGCTGCGAACAATAAGAGGAAGCAGGACTCAGGTTCGGACGGAGATGGCAGGGACGGTGGGGGCAGCGGCAACGAGGGGGAGCAGAACAAGAgggtgaggagggaggagaagagaaggcAGGCGAAAGGGAAAGCCGTGGCGCCCCAGATCGACGAGGGCATGTTCAGCAACATCCCGCCGGAGCTGTTCCTGCTGATCTTCAAGTTTCTCTCCTCCGAGGACCTCATCTCCTGCGCCCTGGTCTGCCGCTTCATGAACGCTGCCGCATCCGACGAGACCCTCTGGCGCCGCCT GTATTGCATGAGGTGGGGACTGGCCTCCAATGCCAAGCTCAGGGAGCGAGCTTGGAAGAACCTCTATATCCAG CAAGATAGAGAGGATATGGTTGAATTTGTGAGAAATACACCTACGGAATTCAAGGAGTACTATATCCAGATGCAGGCTGCAAAAAGGAGTCAAGCTCCCCTTCCCTCAGAA GTCAACGACGACAAGGTTATCCTTGATAAAACAATAGCTGATCAGGTGTCTAGTTGGAAAAACAGCAGAGGGCTTACTGATGAAGCAGTCAAGGGGCACTCTTGTTCTGGGAATACATGCTCTTACACCCAGATTGGTGATGCTTACATTTGTGAGAAGACTGGTCGTGTCCATg TTTGTGATGAGGCTTGTCGTGAATTTGTCTTGGACCAATCTAGTGGGTTGCTTCTTTGTACGATATCTGGGCactgctttgagagatggcTGTGTCCTGATGATGAATGGGACACTTATGATACT GATCAGCAACAAGGCGGTGTAACCGATGAAGCAGAACCATTCATGGGATCTGGGCGATTTG CACGTGCGTATATGTTGGGTTACAACTGCACTGATGAGAAGGAACTCGAACATGCCTTGCGTTTCTGCTGA
- the LOC133931309 gene encoding arogenate dehydrogenase 2, chloroplastic-like translates to MEMSSFVRLHHLPCRRPHAPTNVRFRAAAATATCRWPRLPGVAAPPIRLRATGAARQFDEHESSSSRGVKEEEEDKQQPRLKIAVVGFGNYGQFLARTLVAQGHTVLAHSRSDYSAPAASIGARFFPDPHDLCECHPDVVLLATSILSAEAVVRSLPVHRLRRDTLFADVLSVKEFPKNLLLGALPEEFDIICTHPMFGPESARDGWAGLPFVFDRVRVGDCPARRARAEAFLDVFAREGCRMVEMSCAEHDAHAAETQFLTHTVGRTLALLELQPTPISTKGYETLLRLVDNTCSDSFDLYNGLFMYNKNATELLHRLEWAMDAVKKRLFDGLHDVLRKQLFDFEGSADPTEVVVDDDDLDTDNDESVE, encoded by the coding sequence ATGGAAATGTCTTCCTTCGTCCGCCTCCATCACCTACCCTGCCGCCGACCGCACGCTCCCACCAACGTCCGGttccgcgcggccgccgccaccgcgacCTGCCGGTGGCCGCGCCTTCCCGGCGTCGCCGCTCCTCCCATCCGCCTCCGCGCCACGGGCGCGGCGCGGCAGTTTGATGAACACGAGTCGTCGTCGTCCCGCGGggtaaaggaggaggaggaggacaagcaGCAGCCGCGCCTCAAGATCGCCGTGGTGGGGTTCGGCAACTACGGCCAGTTCTTGGCGCGCACGCTGGTGGCGCAGGGGCACACCGTCCTGGCCCACTCCCGCTCCGACTACTCCGCCCCCGCGGCGTCCATCGGCGCGCGCTTCTTCCCCGACCCGCACGACCTCTGCGAGTGCCACCCGGATGTCGTGCTCCTCGCGACCTCCATCCTCTCCGCGGAGGCCGTCGTCCGCTCGCTCCCCGTGCACCGCCTCCGCCGCGACACCCTCTTCGCCGACGTGCTCTCCGTGAAGGAGTTCCCCAAGaacctcctcctcggcgcccTCCCTGAGGAGTTCGACATTATCTGCACGCACCCCATGTTCGGCCCGGAGTCCGCGCGCGACGGCTGGGCCGGCCTCCCGTTCGTGTTCGACCGGGTCCGCGTCGGCGACTGTCCTGCTCGCCGCGCGCGCGCCGAGGCGTTCCTTGACGTGTTCGCGCGCGAAGGGTGCCGCATGGTGGAGATGTCCTGCGCCGAGCACGACGCGCACGCCGCCGAGACGCAGTTCCTCACCCACACCGTCGGGCGGACGCTGGCGCTGCTGGAGCTCCAGCCGACGCCCATCAGCACCAAGGGGTACGAGACGCTGCTCCGGCTGGTGGACAACACCTGCAGCGACAGCTTCGACCTCTACAACGGCCtcttcatgtacaacaagaacgCCACCGAGCTGCTCCACCGCCTCGAATGGGCCATGGACGCCGTCAAGAAGAGGCTCTTTGATGGCCTCCACGACGTGCTCCGGAAGCAGCTCTTCGACTTCGAGGGCTCGGCGGATCCCACCGAGGTGgtggtggatgatgatgatcttgacaCCGACAACGACGAGTCGGTAGAATAA
- the LOC133931310 gene encoding LOW QUALITY PROTEIN: uncharacterized zinc finger CCHC domain-containing protein At4g19190-like (The sequence of the model RefSeq protein was modified relative to this genomic sequence to represent the inferred CDS: deleted 1 base in 1 codon): MEEEVTGSGGGIARKMAAGEVELQEKAGTAWSHSYLNQKPWHPLSYPNQRRKWIAEQTHANRARRLEEVQREFAQEQEFFRQTALFSKKDKEKMEVMKAVSFMYVRPPGYNAESAKAAEIEDEKRRSDPGNVAQGAAVASTSSMPEKGLEKTQSITDKKNRPKDVFGRLLPTEQEFEVLKNAPRLDTGAPVRIKPFGVEVRNVRCLRCGNYGHQSGDRECPMKDVIMPNEESRLKRDDPLTAIMAHTDSCEPLKWELKQKPGMIPPRGGFNPDDPNQQIVAEDIFDEYGGFLGDCDIPALISNFSAS; encoded by the exons atggaggaggaggtgacggGGAGCGGCGGGGGGATTGCGCGGAAGATGGCCGCGGGGGAGGTGGAGCTGCAGGAGAAGGCGGGGACGGCGTGGAGCCACTCGTACCTGAACCAGAAGCCGTGGCACCCGCTCTCGTACCCGAACCAGCGCCGCAAGTGGATCGCCGAGCAGACGCACGCCAATCGCGCGCGCCGCCTGGAGGAGGTGCAGCGGGAGTTCGCGCAGGAGCAGGAGTTCTTCCGTCAGACCGCGCTCTTCTCTAAGAAGGACAAGGAGAAG ATGGAGGTAATGAAAGCTGTGAGTTTCATGTACGTGCGTCCACCTGGCTACAATGCAGAGAGTGCAAAAGCTGCTGAAATTGAAGATGAGAAAAGGAGGTCAGATCCAGGAAACGTGGCTCAAGGTGCTGCAGTGGCGAGTACCTCTTCAAT GCCTGAAAAGGGACTTGAAAAGACCCAATCAATCACAGATAAGAAAAATAGGCCGAAAGATGTTTTTGGTCGGCTATTGCCAACAGAACAA GAATTCGAAGTTCTAAAAAATGCTCCAAG GTTGGACACTGGTGCTCCTGTGAGGATTAAACCATTTGGAGTTGAAGTTCGTAATGTTAGATGTTTAAGGTGTGGAAACTACGGCCACCAGAGTGGTGACCGGGAATGCCCCATGAAGGATGTGATCATGCCTAATGAGGAGAGTCGATTGAAAAGGGATGATCCACTTACAGCTATAATGGCGCACACTGATTCATGTGAG CCTTTGAAGTGGGAACTTAAGCAGAAGCCAGGCATGATCCCTCCTCGTGGTGGATTCAACCCAGATGATCCTAACCAGCAGATTGTTGCAGAAGACATCTTTGATGAATATGGAG GATTTCTGGGCGACTGTGATATTCCAGCTCTCATTTCCAACTTTTCTGCTAGCTAA
- the LOC133883674 gene encoding arogenate dehydrogenase 2, chloroplastic-like, which yields MLSSSTSTLRLHQPTRPHRRHSPAPASPRLPSPVASPRRWAAPLRARSHRIRALDAAQPFDYESRVAGILEERQRLKIAIVGFGNFGQFLARTFARQGHTLLAHSRTDHSALAATLGASFFSDPHDLCECHPDVVLLATSILSAEAVLRSLPVHRLRRNTLFVDVLSVKEFPKNLLLSSLPADFDVICTHPMFGPESARDGWDGLPFVFDKVRVGDCPARRARAEAFLNIFEREGCRMVEMCCAEHDAHAAETQFLTHSVGRMLAMLELRSTPINTKGYETLLRLVDNTCSDSFDLYNGLFMYNKNSTELLNRLEWAMDSVKKRLFDGLHDVLRKQLFEGSPHAPNTSNVRK from the coding sequence ATGCTGTCGTCTTCCACCTCCACCCTCCGCCTCCACCAACCAACCCGTCCCCATCGCCGCCACTCGCCGGCTCCGGCGAGCCCCCGGCTCCCCTCCCCTGTCGCCTCCCCGCGCCGGTGGGCGGCGCCCCTCCGCGCGCGGTCCCACCGCATCCGCGCCCTGGACGCCGCCCAGCCGTTCGACTACGAGTCCCGCGTGGCTGGGATCCTGGAGGAGCGGCAGCGCCTCAAGATCGCCATCGTCGGGTTCGGCAACTTCGGTCAGTTCCTGGCGCGCACCTTCGCGCGGCAGGGCCACACGCTCCTGGCCCACTCCCGCACCGACCACTCCGCGCTCGCCGCGACCCTCGGCGCCTCCTTCTTCTCTGACCCGCACGACCTCTGCGAGTGCCACCCGGACGTGGTGCTCCTCGCCACCTCCATCCTCTCCGCCGAGGCCGTCCTCCGCTCTCTCCCCGTGCACCGCCTCCGACGCAATACCCTCTTCGTCGACGTCCTGTCCGTCAAGGAGTTCCCCAAGAACCTCCTCCTCAGCTCCCTCCCCGCCGACTTCGACGTCATCTGCACTCACCCCATGTTCGGCCCGGAGTCCGCGCGCGACGGCTGGGACGGCCTCCCTTTCGTCTTCGACAAGGTGCGCGTCGGCGACTGCCCAGcgcgccgcgcccgcgccgagGCCTTTCTCAACATCTTCGAGAGGGAGGGCTGCCGCATGGTAGAGATGTGCTGCGCCGAGCACGACGCGCACGCCGCGGAGACGCAGTTCCTCACCCACTCCGTGGGGCGGATGCTCGCCATGCTCGAGCTCCGGTCCACGCCCATCAACACCAAGGGGTACGAGACGCTGCTCCGCCTGGTCGACAACACCTGCAGCGACAGCTTCGACCTCTACAACGGCCtcttcatgtacaacaagaactCCACCGAGCTGCTCAACCGCCTCGAATGGGCCATGGACTCCGTCAAGAAGAGGCTCTTCGACGGCCTCCACGACGTGCTCCGGAAGCAGCTCTTTGAGGGCTCCCCTCATGCCCCCAACACCTCCAACGTCCGCAAGTAA